From Humisphaera borealis, the proteins below share one genomic window:
- a CDS encoding exonuclease domain-containing protein — MPISLIQSLRDTPLAFVDVETTGASADFGHRVIELGIARVEGGVVTKTYAQLIDPLRHVGAGITALTGITQQMVDGQPTFAQQLPAAMELLRGAAVIGHNVRFDLGFLHREFRRAGADMVGELGRVPVFDTVRIARKLFGRGGNGLQRLAWRLGVEPTAAHRALADAITTAGVFERMLTPLGGWNLALVDVMQRQGGPMGLLPANAMESLLPLELEEALDQKTSVVMEYLDTDDRRTERVIRPERLRKSRQELVLVAFCELRQALRTFKVERIVRLKRIDATATFPGQQGVLFE, encoded by the coding sequence ATGCCCATCTCCCTGATCCAATCCCTTCGTGACACGCCGCTGGCGTTTGTGGACGTCGAGACGACCGGCGCGTCGGCCGACTTCGGTCATCGGGTCATTGAGCTGGGCATTGCGCGGGTGGAAGGGGGCGTCGTCACAAAGACGTACGCCCAACTGATCGATCCGCTTCGCCATGTCGGTGCGGGGATTACTGCCCTGACAGGCATCACCCAGCAGATGGTCGACGGCCAGCCGACGTTTGCCCAACAATTGCCGGCGGCGATGGAACTGCTGCGTGGGGCGGCGGTCATCGGGCACAACGTGCGGTTCGACCTCGGCTTTCTCCATCGCGAGTTCCGCCGGGCAGGTGCGGATATGGTCGGCGAGCTCGGGCGGGTGCCGGTGTTTGATACGGTGCGCATCGCGCGGAAGCTGTTCGGCCGGGGCGGGAACGGCCTGCAACGGCTCGCCTGGCGGCTGGGTGTCGAGCCGACCGCCGCCCACCGGGCCTTGGCCGATGCCATCACCACCGCAGGCGTGTTCGAACGAATGCTGACGCCGCTGGGTGGATGGAACCTGGCGTTGGTGGACGTCATGCAACGCCAAGGCGGCCCGATGGGCCTGCTGCCGGCCAATGCCATGGAATCGCTCCTGCCATTGGAGCTGGAAGAGGCGCTCGACCAGAAGACGTCCGTCGTCATGGAATATCTGGATACCGACGACCGGCGGACCGAACGGGTGATTCGGCCCGAGCGACTGCGCAAATCGAGGCAGGAACTGGTTCTGGTCGCGTTCTGTGAACTTCGGCAGGCTTTACGGACTTTCAAGGTCGAGCGGATCGTTCGATTGAAGCGGATCGATGCGACGGCGACATTTCCGGGGCAGCAGGGCGTGCTGTTCGAGTGA